One genomic segment of Elgaria multicarinata webbii isolate HBS135686 ecotype San Diego chromosome 9, rElgMul1.1.pri, whole genome shotgun sequence includes these proteins:
- the LOC134403509 gene encoding uncharacterized protein LOC134403509: MMFNQEGGMMTNKDGEILRQWKWPGAGKLDNPVIIEVNKCITVRISGRFAVCLVYKYNHESVRLSLSPVRGVAVPQLEQLGQILTEVKLSSKSIKGFSRMHSQILKEEEEHKPLNTEETQIPGIPAGELSHIKDVSATRELRKIRRKIKNILEDWMEYYRRAFGISSPHIQKPSTFPQRGRRRNMQLAGAPLDLRIKQGEEKSNSSEAPVMDNSLPFPSAPGRIHLTHDVSSGSCSSPFIKHHFQNKSAIHDFLQFK, from the exons ATGATGTTTAATCAGGAAGGAGGCATGATGACTAATAAAGATGGAGAAATACTACGCCAGTGGAAATGGCCGGGAGCAGGAAAGCTTGATAACCCAGTTATTATAGAG GTAAACAAATGCATCACTGTGAGGATTTCGGGACGCTTTGCTGTTTGTTTGGTTTACAAGTATAATCATGAAAGCGTGCGGTTGTCTTTGTCACCAGTTCGAGGTGTGGCTGTTCCACAGTTAGAACAATTG GGTCAGATACTCACTGAAGTTAAACTGTCATCTAAATCAATCAAGGGATTTTCTAGAATGCACAGCCAAATattaaaggaggaggaagaacacaaACCTCTAAACACAGAA GAGACTCAGATACCTGGGATTCCAGCAGGGGAGCTAAGCCATATCAAAGACGTGAGTGCTACGAGAGAATTAAGAAAGATAAGGCGGAAAATCAAGAATATCCTGGAAGACTGGATGGAATATTACCGGAGAGCTTTTG GAATCAGCTCACCTCATATACAAAAGCCCTCAACCTTCCCTCAGAGAGGGAGACGGCGCAATATGCAGCTTGCTGGTGCTCCCCTAGATCTTCGAATAAaacagggagaagagaagagcaaTAGCAGTGAGGCCCCCGTGATGGACAATTCTCTTCCTTTCCCGTCTGCTCCAGGCCGCATCCACCTAACACACGATGTGTCATCTGGTTCTTGCAG TTCCCCATTTATCAAGCACCATTTTCAAAACAAATCAGCCATTCATGACTTTCTTCAGTTTAAATAA